In Fusobacterium hwasookii, a single window of DNA contains:
- the pckA gene encoding phosphoenolpyruvate carboxykinase (ATP), translating to MKMYGLEKLGISNMAAVHYNLSPAQLVEKALANNEGTLSDTGAFVISTGKYTGRAPDDKFFVDTPEVHKYIDWSRNQPIEKEKFKAIFGKLIAYLQNREIFIFDGKAGANPEYTRRFRVINELASQNLFIHQLLIRTDEEYNENNNIDFTIVSAPNFNCVPEIDGVNSEAAIIIDFESKLAIICGTRYSGEIKKSVFSIMNYLMPHENILPMHCSANMDPVTHETAIFFGLSGTGKTTLSADPNRKLIGDDEHGWCDKGIFNFEGGCYAKCINLTEESEPEIYRAIKFGSLVENVVVDPITRKIQYEDASITPNTRVGYPIHYIPNAELSGVGGIPKVVIFLTADSFGVLPPISRLSQEAAMYHFVTGFTAKLAGTELGVKEPVPTFSTCFGEPFMPMDPSVYAEMLGERLKKHNTKVYLINTGWSGGAYGTGKRINLKYTRAMVTAVLNGYFDNAKYKHDDIFNLDIPQSCPGVPSEIMNPIDTWPDRDKYIIAAKKLANLFYNNFKEKYPNMPENITNAGPKYND from the coding sequence ATGAAAATGTATGGACTTGAAAAATTAGGAATTAGTAATATGGCAGCAGTACATTATAATTTAAGCCCAGCACAACTTGTAGAAAAAGCTTTGGCAAATAATGAAGGGACATTAAGTGATACAGGTGCTTTTGTTATATCAACTGGTAAATATACTGGTCGTGCACCAGATGATAAATTTTTTGTAGACACTCCAGAAGTTCATAAATATATTGATTGGAGTAGAAATCAACCTATTGAAAAAGAAAAATTTAAGGCAATTTTTGGGAAATTGATTGCTTATTTACAAAATCGCGAAATTTTTATTTTTGATGGAAAAGCAGGAGCTAATCCAGAATATACAAGAAGATTTCGTGTTATAAATGAATTAGCTAGTCAAAACTTATTTATTCATCAACTGTTAATTAGGACAGATGAAGAATACAATGAAAATAACAATATAGACTTTACAATTGTATCAGCACCTAATTTTAATTGTGTACCTGAAATAGATGGAGTAAATTCAGAAGCAGCTATAATAATTGATTTTGAAAGTAAATTAGCTATTATCTGTGGAACAAGATACTCAGGAGAAATAAAGAAAAGTGTATTTTCTATAATGAATTATCTTATGCCACATGAAAATATTTTACCTATGCATTGTTCAGCAAATATGGATCCAGTAACTCATGAAACTGCAATTTTCTTTGGATTATCTGGAACAGGTAAAACAACTCTATCAGCAGACCCTAATCGTAAATTGATTGGTGATGATGAACATGGCTGGTGTGATAAAGGTATTTTCAATTTTGAAGGTGGATGTTATGCAAAATGTATAAACTTAACTGAAGAAAGTGAACCTGAAATTTATCGTGCTATTAAATTTGGAAGTTTAGTAGAAAATGTTGTTGTAGATCCTATAACAAGAAAAATTCAATATGAAGATGCAAGTATAACTCCAAATACAAGAGTAGGATACCCTATACACTATATTCCTAATGCTGAATTATCAGGAGTGGGTGGAATACCAAAAGTTGTTATATTCTTAACAGCAGATTCTTTTGGAGTATTACCTCCAATTTCAAGATTAAGTCAAGAAGCTGCAATGTACCACTTTGTAACTGGATTTACTGCAAAACTTGCTGGAACAGAATTAGGAGTAAAAGAACCAGTTCCTACATTCTCAACATGTTTTGGAGAACCATTTATGCCTATGGATCCAAGTGTATATGCAGAAATGCTTGGAGAAAGATTAAAGAAACATAACACAAAAGTATATTTAATTAACACTGGTTGGTCAGGTGGAGCTTATGGAACAGGAAAGAGAATTAATTTAAAATATACTCGTGCAATGGTAACAGCTGTATTAAATGGATATTTTGATAATGCTAAGTATAAACATGATGATATATTTAATTTAGATATTCCTCAATCTTGCCCAGGTGTTCCAAGTGAAATTATGAATCCAATAGATACTTGGCCAGATAGAGATAAATATATTATAGCTGCTAAGAAATTAGCTAATCTATTCTATAATAACTTCAAAGAAAAATACCCAAATATGCCAGAAAATATTACAAATGCTGGCCCTAAATATAATGATTAA
- the nifJ gene encoding pyruvate:ferredoxin (flavodoxin) oxidoreductase — MAKKMQTMDGNQAAAYASYAFTEVAGIYPITPSSPMAEYTDEWASRGVKNIFGVPVKLVEMQSEGGAAGTVHGSLQAGALTTTYTASQGLLLKIPNMYKIAGELLPGVIHVSARSLSAQALSIFGDHQDIYAARQTGFAMLATNSVQEVMDLAGVAHLAALKSRVPFLHFFDGFRTSHEIQKVEVIEYDDLKKLIDWKALDEFRKRALNPEHPVTRGTAQNDDIYFQTREVQNKFYDAVPDIVADYMKEISKITGRDYKPFNYYGAPDAERIIIAMGSVCEAAQEVIDHLIEKGEKVGLISVHLYRPFSAKYFFDVLPKTVKRISVLDRTKEPGSVGEPLLLDIKALFYNKENTPLIVGGRYGLSSKDTTPAQVLAVFENLKKDEPKDAFTVGIVDDVTHTSLEVGPAIALADPSTKACLFYGLGADGTVGANKNSIKIIGDKTDLYAQGYFAYDSKKSGGVTRSHLRFGKKPIRSTYLVSKPTFVACSVPAYLHQYDMTSGLKEGGKFLLNCIWSKEEAIENIPNNVKRDLAVNKARLFIINATALAHEIGLGQRTNTIMQAAFFKLAEIIPFEEAQQYMKDYAKKSYAKKGDEIVQLNYNAIDRGANDIVEIEVDPAWANLEVTALNEPKETAGCGGCCPTPSDFVKNIARPINAIKGNDLPVSAFLGYEDGTFENGTSAFEKRGVAVDVPIWDVDKCIQCNQCSYVCPHAAIRPFLINEDELKASPEPLATKKPVGKGLDGLAYRIQVSALDCVGCGSCAHVCPAPGKALVMRPIAESLEAHEDVKTDYLYNNVDYRSDLMPVDTVKGSQFSKPLFEFHGACPGCGETPYIKLITQLYGDRMMVANATGCSSIYSGSAPSTPYTTNKNGEGPSWGSSLFEDNAEYGFGMHIGVEALRSRIQHTMEENMDKVDEDIATLFKDWIANRQFSVRTREIRDILVPKLEALNTDFAKEILDLKQYLIKKSQWIIGGDGWAYDIGYGGLDHVLASNEDINILVVDTEVYSNTGGQASKSTPTGAVAKFAASGKPVKKKDLAAIAMSYGHIYVAQVSMGANQQQALKAIKEAEAHQGPSIIIAYSPCINHGIKKGMSQAQTEMKLATECGYWPIFRYNPSVEKLGKNPLQIDCKEPKWEKYEEYLTGEVRYQTLTKSNPEEAKILFEINKRDAQKRWRQYKRMAALDYSEEKETE; from the coding sequence ATGGCAAAAAAAATGCAAACTATGGATGGAAACCAAGCTGCTGCTTATGCATCTTATGCTTTTACAGAAGTAGCAGGAATTTACCCTATAACACCATCATCACCAATGGCAGAATATACAGATGAATGGGCGTCAAGAGGAGTTAAAAATATATTTGGTGTTCCAGTAAAATTAGTTGAAATGCAATCAGAAGGCGGAGCAGCAGGGACTGTTCACGGATCTTTACAAGCAGGAGCATTAACAACTACTTATACTGCATCACAAGGATTACTTTTAAAAATTCCTAATATGTATAAGATAGCTGGAGAATTATTACCAGGAGTTATTCATGTATCTGCAAGATCTTTATCTGCACAAGCATTATCAATTTTTGGTGACCACCAAGATATTTATGCAGCAAGACAAACAGGATTTGCAATGCTTGCTACAAACTCTGTTCAAGAAGTTATGGACTTAGCAGGAGTAGCTCACTTAGCTGCTTTAAAATCGAGAGTTCCATTCTTACATTTCTTTGATGGATTTAGAACTTCTCATGAAATCCAAAAAGTTGAAGTAATAGAATATGATGATTTAAAGAAATTAATAGATTGGAAAGCTTTAGATGAATTTAGAAAAAGAGCTTTAAACCCAGAACATCCAGTTACAAGAGGTACTGCACAAAATGATGATATTTACTTCCAAACAAGAGAAGTACAAAATAAATTTTATGATGCAGTTCCTGATATAGTTGCTGACTATATGAAAGAAATTTCAAAAATAACTGGTAGAGACTATAAACCATTTAACTACTATGGAGCCCCAGATGCTGAAAGAATTATAATTGCAATGGGATCAGTTTGTGAAGCTGCACAAGAAGTTATAGACCATTTAATAGAAAAAGGAGAAAAAGTAGGTTTAATATCTGTTCACTTATACAGACCTTTCTCTGCTAAATATTTCTTTGATGTTTTACCAAAAACTGTAAAAAGAATTTCAGTTTTAGATAGAACAAAAGAACCTGGTTCAGTAGGAGAGCCACTATTACTTGATATTAAAGCATTATTCTATAATAAAGAAAATACTCCACTAATAGTAGGTGGAAGATATGGATTATCTTCAAAAGATACAACTCCAGCACAAGTTTTAGCTGTATTTGAAAACCTAAAGAAAGATGAACCAAAGGATGCTTTCACAGTTGGTATAGTTGATGATGTTACTCATACATCATTAGAAGTAGGACCAGCAATAGCACTTGCTGACCCATCAACAAAAGCTTGTCTATTCTATGGATTAGGAGCAGATGGAACAGTTGGAGCAAATAAAAACTCTATCAAAATCATAGGGGATAAAACAGATTTATATGCTCAAGGATACTTTGCATATGACTCTAAAAAATCTGGAGGAGTTACTAGATCTCACTTAAGATTTGGTAAAAAACCTATTAGATCAACTTACTTAGTATCTAAACCAACATTTGTTGCTTGTTCTGTACCAGCATATTTACATCAATATGATATGACTTCTGGACTTAAAGAAGGAGGAAAATTCCTACTTAACTGTATATGGTCTAAAGAAGAAGCAATAGAAAATATTCCTAATAATGTAAAAAGAGATTTAGCAGTAAATAAAGCAAGATTATTTATTATAAATGCTACTGCTCTTGCACATGAAATTGGATTAGGACAAAGAACAAATACAATAATGCAAGCTGCTTTCTTTAAATTGGCAGAAATCATTCCATTTGAAGAAGCTCAACAATATATGAAAGACTATGCTAAAAAATCTTATGCTAAAAAAGGTGATGAAATAGTTCAACTTAACTATAATGCAATAGATAGAGGAGCAAATGATATAGTTGAAATAGAAGTTGATCCAGCTTGGGCTAACCTTGAAGTAACAGCTTTAAATGAACCAAAAGAAACAGCTGGTTGTGGTGGATGTTGTCCTACTCCAAGTGACTTTGTTAAAAATATAGCAAGACCTATAAATGCAATAAAAGGAAATGATTTACCTGTATCAGCATTCTTAGGATATGAAGATGGTACTTTTGAAAATGGTACTTCTGCTTTTGAAAAGAGAGGAGTTGCTGTTGATGTACCTATATGGGATGTAGATAAATGTATACAATGTAACCAATGTTCTTATGTTTGTCCACATGCTGCAATTAGACCATTTTTGATAAATGAAGATGAATTAAAGGCTTCACCAGAACCTTTAGCTACTAAAAAACCAGTAGGAAAAGGATTAGATGGTTTAGCATATAGAATACAAGTTTCTGCACTTGACTGTGTTGGTTGTGGATCTTGTGCCCATGTTTGTCCGGCTCCTGGAAAAGCATTAGTAATGAGACCAATAGCTGAATCATTAGAAGCACATGAAGATGTTAAAACAGATTATTTATATAATAATGTAGATTATAGAAGTGATTTAATGCCAGTAGATACTGTAAAAGGTTCACAATTTTCTAAACCATTATTTGAATTCCATGGAGCATGCCCTGGTTGTGGAGAAACACCTTATATTAAATTAATAACTCAATTATATGGAGATAGAATGATGGTTGCTAATGCTACTGGATGTTCATCAATTTATTCAGGTTCTGCACCTTCAACTCCATATACAACTAATAAAAATGGGGAAGGACCTTCTTGGGGATCATCTCTATTTGAAGATAATGCTGAATATGGATTTGGTATGCATATAGGAGTTGAAGCTTTAAGATCTAGAATTCAACATACTATGGAAGAAAATATGGATAAAGTAGATGAAGATATAGCTACTCTATTTAAAGATTGGATAGCAAATAGACAATTCTCTGTAAGAACAAGAGAAATTAGAGATATTCTTGTTCCAAAACTAGAAGCATTAAATACAGATTTTGCAAAAGAAATATTAGATTTGAAACAATATCTAATTAAGAAATCTCAATGGATAATTGGTGGAGATGGATGGGCTTATGATATTGGTTATGGTGGACTTGACCATGTTCTTGCATCTAATGAAGATATAAATATACTAGTAGTGGATACAGAGGTTTACTCTAATACAGGAGGACAAGCATCAAAATCTACACCTACTGGAGCAGTTGCTAAATTCGCTGCATCAGGAAAACCAGTTAAGAAAAAGGATTTAGCTGCAATAGCAATGTCTTATGGACATATTTATGTTGCACAAGTTTCAATGGGGGCTAACCAACAACAAGCTTTAAAAGCTATTAAAGAAGCTGAAGCTCACCAAGGACCTTCAATAATTATTGCATACTCACCTTGTATCAATCATGGTATCAAGAAAGGTATGTCACAAGCTCAAACTGAAATGAAGCTTGCAACTGAATGTGGATACTGGCCAATATTCAGATATAATCCATCAGTTGAAAAATTAGGTAAAAACCCATTACAAATAGATTGTAAAGAACCTAAATGGGAAAAATATGAAGAATATCTAACTGGTGAAGTAAGATACCAAACTCTAACAAAATCTAATCCAGAAGAAGCAAAAATTTTATTTGAAATAAATAAAAGAGATGCTCAAAAGAGATGGAGACAATATAAGAGAATGGCTGCACTAGATTATAGTGAAGAAAAAGAAACTGAATAA
- a CDS encoding acetate/propionate family kinase, with amino-acid sequence MKILVINCGSSSLKYQLINPETEEVFAKGICERIGIDGSKMEYEVVAKDFEKKLETPMPSHKEALELVISHLTDKEIGVIASVDEVDAIGHRVVHGGEEFAQSVLINDAVLKAIEANNDLAPLHNPANLMGIRTCMELMPGKKNVAVFDTAFHQTMKPEAFMYPLPYEDYKELKVRKYGFHGTSHLYVSGIMREIMGNPEHSKIIVCHLGNGASITAVKDGKSVDTSMGLTPLQGLMMGTRCGDIDPAAVLFVKNKRGLTDAQMDDRMNKKSGILGLFGKSSDCRDLENAAVEGDERAILAENVSIHRLKSYIGAYAAIMGGVDAICFTGGIGENSSTTREKALEGLEFLGVDLDKEVNSVRKKGNVKLSKDSSKVLVYKIPTNEELVIARDTFRLAK; translated from the coding sequence ATGAAAATACTAGTAATAAATTGTGGAAGCTCTTCACTAAAATATCAATTAATAAACCCAGAAACAGAAGAAGTTTTTGCGAAAGGGATTTGTGAAAGAATAGGAATAGATGGTTCTAAAATGGAATATGAAGTTGTAGCAAAAGATTTTGAAAAAAAATTAGAAACTCCTATGCCTAGCCACAAAGAAGCATTAGAATTAGTAATATCTCATTTAACTGATAAAGAAATAGGAGTTATAGCTTCTGTTGATGAAGTGGATGCAATAGGACATAGAGTAGTACATGGAGGAGAAGAATTTGCACAATCAGTTTTAATAAATGATGCAGTTTTAAAAGCTATTGAAGCAAATAATGACTTAGCACCTTTACACAATCCAGCAAACTTAATGGGAATAAGAACTTGTATGGAACTTATGCCTGGTAAGAAAAATGTGGCTGTTTTTGATACTGCTTTTCATCAAACTATGAAACCTGAAGCATTTATGTATCCATTACCTTATGAAGATTATAAAGAATTGAAAGTTAGAAAATATGGTTTCCATGGAACATCTCACTTATATGTATCTGGAATTATGAGAGAAATTATGGGGAATCCTGAACATTCAAAAATAATTGTTTGCCATTTAGGAAATGGAGCTTCAATAACTGCTGTTAAAGATGGAAAATCAGTTGATACTTCAATGGGATTAACTCCTCTACAAGGTTTAATGATGGGAACAAGATGTGGAGATATAGATCCAGCTGCTGTATTATTTGTTAAAAATAAAAGAGGACTTACAGATGCTCAAATGGATGACAGAATGAATAAAAAATCTGGAATTCTTGGATTATTTGGAAAATCATCTGATTGTAGAGATTTAGAAAATGCAGCTGTTGAAGGGGATGAAAGAGCTATATTAGCAGAAAATGTTTCTATACACAGATTAAAATCATATATAGGTGCTTATGCTGCTATTATGGGTGGAGTAGATGCTATATGCTTTACAGGAGGAATTGGAGAAAATTCTTCAACAACAAGAGAAAAAGCATTAGAAGGACTAGAATTTTTAGGTGTAGATTTAGATAAAGAAGTTAATTCAGTTAGAAAAAAAGGAAATGTAAAATTATCTAAAGACAGTTCAAAAGTTTTAGTATATAAAATCCCTACAAATGAAGAATTAGTTATAGCTAGAGATACTTTTAGACTAGCAAAATAA
- a CDS encoding NAD(P)H-dependent oxidoreductase — MKKTLIILAHPDLTRSMANKKLKEEVEKNTDIIIHNIYEEYPNGKINLEKELNLLKETGTLILQFPMQWFNCPSLLKEWIDTVFMSAHFTENEEKILANKKIGLAVTTGGVKEIYDGKLEGILAPFLLSIDYLNAKNIPIFSIHGVMPGKISETEIEENAKKYVEYIKNNIE, encoded by the coding sequence ATGAAAAAAACTTTAATAATATTAGCTCATCCTGATCTTACAAGATCTATGGCTAATAAAAAATTAAAAGAAGAAGTGGAAAAAAATACAGATATTATTATACATAATATTTATGAAGAATACCCAAATGGCAAAATCAATTTAGAAAAGGAGTTAAATTTATTAAAAGAGACAGGGACTTTAATATTACAATTTCCTATGCAATGGTTTAATTGTCCATCTCTTTTAAAAGAATGGATAGATACAGTTTTTATGAGTGCTCACTTTACAGAAAATGAAGAAAAGATTTTGGCTAATAAAAAAATAGGTTTAGCTGTTACTACAGGTGGAGTAAAAGAAATATATGATGGTAAACTAGAAGGTATTTTAGCTCCTTTTCTATTAAGTATAGATTACTTAAATGCTAAAAATATTCCTATATTTTCAATTCACGGAGTAATGCCTGGTAAAATATCAGAAACTGAAATTGAAGAAAATGCTAAAAAATATGTTGAATATATAAAAAATAATATAGAATAA
- the pta gene encoding phosphate acetyltransferase, giving the protein MSFLGQVRKKALQANRRIVLPESSDERVIRATSQILKEGLAQVILVGNHETIMHSAKAYEVSLSGVKIVDPYNFERLNDYINKLVELRSKKGMTPEEAKKLLQTDPNFFGAMLVKMGDADGMVSGSASPTANVLRAAIQVIGTQPGVKTVSSVFIMELSQFKDLFGSILVFGDCSVIPVPTSEQLADIATSAAETAVRIAGINPRVALMTFSTKGSAKHECVDRIIEAGRILRERKVQFRFDDELQADAALVKSVGEIKAPLSDVSGNANVLIFPTLSAGNIGYKLVQRLAGANAYGPIIQGLNSPVNDLSRGCSVEDIVVLTAITSAQACIDC; this is encoded by the coding sequence ATGAGTTTTTTAGGACAAGTTAGAAAGAAAGCCTTACAAGCAAACAGAAGAATAGTTTTACCTGAATCAAGTGATGAAAGAGTAATAAGAGCAACTTCACAAATTTTAAAAGAAGGTTTAGCACAAGTTATTCTTGTAGGAAATCATGAAACAATAATGCATAGTGCAAAAGCTTATGAAGTTTCATTAAGTGGAGTAAAAATAGTTGATCCTTATAATTTTGAAAGATTGAATGACTATATTAATAAATTAGTTGAGTTAAGATCAAAAAAAGGTATGACTCCAGAAGAAGCTAAAAAACTATTACAAACTGATCCAAACTTTTTTGGAGCTATGTTAGTGAAAATGGGAGATGCTGATGGAATGGTATCAGGATCTGCATCACCAACTGCAAATGTGTTAAGAGCAGCTATTCAAGTTATAGGTACTCAACCAGGAGTAAAGACAGTTTCATCTGTTTTCATTATGGAATTATCACAATTTAAAGATTTATTTGGAAGTATTTTAGTATTTGGAGATTGTTCAGTAATACCAGTTCCAACTTCTGAACAATTAGCAGATATTGCTACTTCAGCAGCTGAAACAGCTGTTAGAATAGCTGGAATAAATCCAAGAGTAGCATTAATGACATTCTCAACTAAAGGTTCAGCTAAACATGAATGTGTTGATAGAATTATAGAAGCTGGTCGTATTTTAAGAGAAAGAAAGGTACAATTTAGATTTGATGATGAATTACAAGCAGATGCTGCTTTAGTAAAATCAGTTGGAGAAATTAAAGCTCCTCTATCAGATGTATCTGGAAATGCAAATGTATTAATATTCCCTACATTATCAGCTGGAAATATTGGATATAAACTAGTTCAAAGATTAGCTGGTGCTAATGCTTATGGACCAATTATTCAAGGACTAAATTCACCTGTAAATGATTTATCAAGAGGATGTTCAGTTGAGGACATAGTTGTATTAACTGCTATTACTTCTGCACAAGCTTGTATAGATTGTTAA